The following are encoded in a window of Shewanella psychrotolerans genomic DNA:
- a CDS encoding D-alanine--D-alanine ligase translates to MSPINLLLLCGGGGDEHAISLLSANYFETSLAKLDHINVLRVELDAKGQYTTKSGEPCELNNRKEIRFEDAAISPWPVDYVIPCIHGYPGETGDIQSYFDLINLPYFGCDSEGSSNCFNKITAKMWFTALGIPNTPYIFLNQLDEESIEQTHNALKQWGSIFIKAASQGSSVGCYRVDNVGEIEQTLTDAFRYAPYVVVEKTIKARELEVAVYQYKGKTVATLPGEVICASDTFYTFDEKYAADSKATTKVVAEVSDAIATQIQQYAIKVFDGMKLRHLSRIDFFLTEDGEILLNEINTFPGLTPISMFPKMLANHGDDFSQYLNETINNGIEDKCVR, encoded by the coding sequence ATGAGTCCGATAAATCTTTTACTTTTGTGTGGCGGTGGTGGTGATGAACACGCCATCTCACTTTTATCAGCTAACTATTTTGAAACCTCATTGGCTAAACTCGACCACATCAATGTGTTGCGTGTTGAACTGGATGCTAAGGGTCAATACACCACCAAGTCCGGTGAGCCGTGCGAGCTGAATAACCGCAAAGAGATCCGTTTTGAAGACGCTGCAATCTCACCTTGGCCGGTGGATTATGTTATTCCATGTATCCATGGCTATCCAGGCGAAACTGGTGATATTCAGTCCTATTTTGACCTGATCAATCTGCCTTACTTTGGGTGTGACTCTGAAGGGTCGAGTAATTGCTTCAACAAGATCACCGCTAAGATGTGGTTTACGGCACTTGGGATCCCTAATACGCCCTATATTTTCCTCAACCAACTCGATGAGGAGTCAATCGAGCAGACTCACAATGCGCTTAAGCAGTGGGGATCTATTTTCATTAAGGCGGCATCACAAGGTTCTTCGGTTGGCTGTTATCGTGTCGACAATGTTGGTGAAATTGAGCAAACCTTAACCGATGCATTTCGTTATGCACCTTACGTTGTCGTAGAAAAAACCATCAAGGCGCGTGAGCTTGAAGTTGCTGTGTATCAGTACAAAGGGAAAACAGTCGCGACACTGCCAGGTGAAGTCATTTGCGCCAGTGATACGTTTTATACCTTCGATGAAAAATATGCGGCCGATAGCAAGGCGACCACTAAGGTGGTCGCAGAGGTTTCAGACGCTATCGCCACGCAAATTCAGCAGTATGCCATCAAGGTTTTTGACGGCATGAAGTTACGTCATCTGTCACGCATTGACTTTTTCTTAACTGAAGATGGGGAAATATTATTGAATGAGATCAATACCTTTCCAGGACTCACGCCAATTTCGATGTTTCCAAAGATGCTCGCCAACCACGGAGATGATTTTAGCCAGTATCTGAATGAAACGATCAATAATGGCATCGAGGACAAGTGTGTTAGATAG
- a CDS encoding Hsp20 family protein, whose product MRNYDLTPLYRSAIGFDRLAQLAEHAASNKGNSGYPPYNIELLDEHRYRITMAVAGFSMQELDITSEGDKLVVKGIKAEQDSERKYLYQGIAERGFERTFQLADYVTVIGADLENGLLNIDLKREIPEALKPRKIEIGNSRLLDAE is encoded by the coding sequence ATGCGTAATTATGATTTAACTCCCCTATACCGCAGTGCCATTGGTTTCGATCGTTTAGCCCAGCTTGCCGAGCATGCTGCATCGAACAAAGGGAATTCCGGTTATCCTCCATACAACATCGAACTGCTTGACGAGCACCGTTACCGAATTACTATGGCCGTTGCAGGGTTTTCGATGCAAGAATTAGACATTACCAGCGAAGGCGACAAGCTGGTGGTTAAAGGCATTAAGGCTGAGCAAGATAGCGAGCGTAAATACTTGTATCAAGGGATTGCAGAGCGCGGATTTGAACGTACTTTCCAGCTCGCCGATTACGTTACTGTGATTGGTGCAGATTTAGAAAACGGCTTACTGAATATCGATCTTAAACGTGAGATCCCCGAAGCGTTAAAGCCACGTAAGATTGAGATTGGTAACTCAAGGCTACTCGACGCAGAATAA